A genomic window from Pseudomonas argentinensis includes:
- a CDS encoding DUF1652 domain-containing protein, which yields MAKMALRAAVLHIRQYFQPLVVSITPLSSRTMDVTLLDPKTGESVTLQAIPCRRLISPAELFQLINLIESQAKARMSSLFATHFVNKLQQL from the coding sequence ATGGCGAAGATGGCCCTCAGGGCGGCGGTGCTTCATATCAGGCAATACTTCCAGCCGTTGGTGGTGAGCATCACCCCACTTAGCAGCCGCACCATGGACGTAACCTTGCTCGACCCGAAAACAGGCGAGTCCGTTACGCTTCAGGCTATTCCTTGCCGCAGACTGATATCGCCCGCCGAGCTTTTTCAGCTGATCAACCTGATCGAGTCGCAGGCCAAGGCCCGCATGTCCAGCCTGTTCGCCACCCACTTCGTGAACAAGCTGCAGCAGCTGTGA
- a CDS encoding PAS domain-containing protein, whose protein sequence is MAGAGLSQRAARQWAVFESAVDFAIILIDPSGTITNWNSAAALVFGWSADEMCGQPADRFFTPEDRQTGRVEHEMQQALRAGRAADERWHIRKDGQQIWASGEMMPLFAENNAHLGFMKILRDRTREHLAGRAMEEAKERYRLASKATNDAIWDWDLVANHVLWNDALEQAYGHALATIETSGDWWMAQIHPEDQDRIYTSIHAVIDGEGTAWTDEYRFRRQDGTYAEVLDRGHLIRNAQGKAVRMIGAMLDLTQSRSAATALRKSEERFRTIVETIETAFAIVEVKFDETDRPVDYRFIEVNPAFEREAGVNLRGKWVTEYAPDLEQFWFDTYGSVAKTREPATFENYAEAFERWFDVRAVPVGDPAERQIGIFFNDVTARRNAQERLRISEALARENIERVQLALAAGAIIGTWHWDIPNDRFTVDNAFADAFGLDPALGHSGLSLEQVNATVHPDDREGLVAAINDAIMRGGSYAHQYRVRRTDGKYYWIEANGRVDRAEDGTPQSFPGVLIDVEERRTLEAERDRATAALRALNETLEQRVAERTAELMQTEEKLRQSQKMEAVGQLTGGLAHDFNNLLTGISGSLELMGVRMAQGRINGLEKYMLAAQGAAKRASALTHRLLAFSRRQTLDPRPTDINALMLSMTDLIQRTVGPSIIVETVGATGLWSARVDASQLENALLNLCINARDAMPDGGRITIETANRWMDRNAARAHDLEEGQYLSICVTDTGTGMTPDVIAKAFDPFFTTKPIGHGTGLGLSMIYGFAKQSGGQARIYSEVGLGTTLCIYLPRYLGDAVVEQEETGHRDEPRAQSGETILVVDDEPTVRMLLTEVLGELGYTVIEAADSMAGLKVLRSDVHIDLLITDVGLPGGLNGRQMAEAGRDVRPGLSTLFITGYAENAVIGNGHLEAGMQVLTKPFSVDTLTSRVRELMGDA, encoded by the coding sequence ATCGCGGGAGCAGGGCTAAGCCAGCGCGCGGCACGCCAATGGGCGGTATTCGAGAGCGCTGTCGATTTCGCGATCATTCTCATAGACCCCTCGGGGACGATCACCAACTGGAATTCTGCAGCTGCGCTGGTGTTCGGCTGGAGCGCTGATGAAATGTGTGGCCAGCCAGCAGATCGCTTCTTCACGCCGGAGGATCGCCAGACGGGCCGAGTCGAACATGAAATGCAGCAGGCGCTGCGAGCGGGGCGCGCAGCGGACGAACGCTGGCATATCCGCAAGGATGGGCAGCAGATCTGGGCCTCCGGCGAAATGATGCCGCTTTTTGCCGAGAACAATGCCCATCTGGGTTTCATGAAGATCCTGCGCGATCGCACCCGTGAGCACCTGGCGGGCCGTGCAATGGAGGAAGCCAAGGAGCGCTACCGCCTCGCTTCCAAAGCGACCAACGACGCGATTTGGGACTGGGACCTGGTGGCCAATCACGTCCTCTGGAACGACGCGCTCGAGCAAGCCTATGGCCATGCGCTCGCCACCATAGAGACCAGTGGTGATTGGTGGATGGCGCAGATTCATCCGGAAGATCAGGACCGCATCTACACCTCGATTCATGCGGTCATTGACGGCGAGGGTACTGCCTGGACGGACGAATATCGGTTTCGACGCCAGGACGGCACCTATGCGGAGGTGCTCGATCGAGGGCACCTGATTCGCAACGCCCAGGGCAAGGCTGTTCGCATGATCGGTGCCATGCTCGACCTGACGCAGAGTCGCTCAGCGGCGACCGCACTGCGCAAGAGCGAAGAGCGATTCAGGACGATCGTGGAAACGATAGAGACCGCATTCGCCATCGTCGAAGTCAAGTTCGACGAGACCGATCGCCCGGTGGACTACCGATTCATCGAGGTCAATCCTGCCTTCGAGCGTGAGGCGGGCGTCAACCTGCGCGGTAAATGGGTAACCGAGTACGCTCCGGATCTGGAGCAGTTCTGGTTCGACACCTATGGAAGCGTCGCCAAAACACGGGAGCCCGCTACGTTCGAGAATTATGCCGAGGCATTCGAACGCTGGTTCGACGTGCGTGCCGTTCCGGTAGGCGACCCTGCCGAACGGCAGATCGGTATCTTCTTCAATGACGTGACTGCCCGGCGAAATGCCCAGGAGCGGTTACGAATCAGCGAAGCCTTAGCTCGCGAAAACATCGAACGGGTGCAGCTCGCCCTTGCCGCCGGCGCGATTATCGGCACCTGGCATTGGGACATCCCCAATGATCGATTCACCGTTGATAATGCCTTTGCTGATGCCTTCGGTCTCGATCCTGCTCTGGGACACAGTGGTCTTTCTCTCGAACAGGTCAACGCAACGGTACACCCGGATGATCGCGAGGGGCTGGTTGCGGCCATCAACGATGCCATCATGCGCGGCGGCTCTTATGCGCATCAGTATCGGGTGCGACGCACGGACGGCAAGTATTACTGGATCGAAGCCAATGGCCGTGTGGACCGTGCCGAAGACGGCACGCCGCAAAGCTTCCCCGGCGTTCTGATCGATGTCGAAGAGCGCCGTACGCTGGAAGCCGAACGTGATCGTGCTACGGCGGCGCTGCGAGCGCTCAACGAGACGCTGGAGCAGCGGGTCGCTGAGCGCACCGCCGAGTTGATGCAGACCGAAGAAAAGCTGCGCCAGTCCCAGAAAATGGAGGCCGTCGGCCAACTGACGGGTGGCCTGGCCCACGATTTCAACAACCTGCTCACCGGTATATCGGGCTCCCTGGAGCTTATGGGCGTGAGGATGGCGCAGGGGCGAATCAACGGCCTGGAAAAATACATGCTGGCGGCGCAGGGCGCGGCCAAGCGGGCATCTGCATTGACGCATCGCCTGCTGGCATTTTCACGGCGACAGACCCTGGACCCTCGACCTACGGACATCAATGCGCTGATGCTGAGCATGACCGATCTGATCCAGCGTACGGTAGGGCCGAGCATCATCGTCGAGACCGTTGGCGCCACGGGTCTCTGGTCGGCGCGCGTCGATGCCAGCCAGTTGGAAAACGCGCTTCTGAATTTGTGCATCAATGCGCGTGATGCCATGCCAGACGGTGGCCGGATCACCATCGAGACGGCCAATCGTTGGATGGATCGCAATGCCGCCCGCGCCCATGACCTGGAGGAGGGGCAGTACCTGTCGATATGCGTGACCGATACCGGTACGGGCATGACGCCGGATGTAATCGCCAAGGCCTTCGATCCATTCTTCACCACCAAGCCCATTGGCCACGGCACCGGGCTGGGCCTGTCCATGATCTACGGGTTTGCCAAGCAGTCGGGTGGGCAAGCGCGCATCTACTCGGAAGTCGGCTTGGGGACAACGCTGTGCATCTACCTGCCACGCTATCTGGGTGACGCCGTAGTCGAGCAGGAGGAAACCGGCCATCGGGACGAACCGCGTGCGCAGTCTGGCGAGACGATTCTCGTGGTCGACGATGAACCTACCGTTCGTATGCTTTTGACCGAGGTGCTGGGAGAACTTGGTTACACGGTGATCGAGGCTGCGGACAGCATGGCCGGGCTCAAGGTGCTGCGCTCTGACGTGCATATCGATCTGCTGATTACTGACGTAGGCCTCCCTGGCGGCTTGAATGGTCGGCAGATGGCTGAGGCCGGGCGTGACGTTCGCCCTGGTCTGAGTACCTTGTTCATCACGGGGTATGCGGAGAACGCCGTGATTGGTAACGGGCATCTCGAAGCCGGCATGCAGGTGCTGACAAAACCCTTTTCTGTCGACACCCTGACCTCCCGGGTCAGAGAACTGATGGGGGACGCTTAG
- a CDS encoding ATP-binding protein, translating to MLTVPLDLMDDDRLVHVLSASERLARAVSVDQVVAILRDTARATVGAEGIAVVIENQGCCSYVAEDAVSPLWQGQSFPSEQCISGWAMHNRETVAIRDVRLDPRIPQAAYAATFVRSLVMVPIGRPVPIAALGAYWSDVRDHPADTIRRLESLAQLATIAIDNARLTQARNREVAMGAAQKRILQLAVEETPLNATLEAIIREVDGLSVSGFLGGILLLDEDGGHLAHCAGPSLPSAFREAGKGIAIDPGAVTALADIGNDPNWVALRDLALSQDLHLCCSIPIRSAQAALLGAFVLYHKERREPLPADIEIIDFVVHTVGLTVHRARTESAIRISEARLRLAVDHADVGFWDVDFVRNTLVWPAQTKAMFGISADVEVTLQDFYDGLHPEDREATISAFVAAADPEQRALYEVDYRTIGREDGIVRWVAAKGRGVFDSAGVCLRVTGTAIEITGRKAAEEELRELNDTLERRIAEAIAEREEVEKALRQSQKMEAMGQLTGGVAHDFNNLLTPIVGTLDMLQRRGVGGEREQRLISGAMQSAERAKTLVQRLLAFARRQPLQTVPVDLAKLVSDMGDLLASTTGPQIKVVIDAPENLPAAIADQNQLEMALLNLSVNARDAMLEGGTIRISVSLESVGEGHRSKLPADQYLCLSVADTGTGMDAATLARAVEPFFSTKGVGKGTGLGLSMVHGLASQLNGALTIQSAPGLGTSVELWLPRSAAEPAAGLRIGEAAEPRLTRGTALLVDDEDLVRASTSYMLAELGYRVIEAGCGEEAMQRVASGEPFDLLVTDHLMPGINGTDLARMVRTSRPGIAILLVSGYAEREGLDPELPRLTKPFRKSELAASLAQLRGESWDEAPQAEVSAP from the coding sequence TTGCTGACCGTTCCGCTGGACCTGATGGATGATGACCGCCTCGTTCATGTGCTGAGTGCCAGTGAGCGGCTGGCCAGGGCGGTATCGGTCGACCAGGTCGTCGCCATCCTGCGGGACACGGCGCGCGCCACGGTGGGCGCTGAGGGTATTGCGGTGGTCATCGAAAACCAAGGCTGCTGTTCCTATGTGGCCGAAGATGCGGTGTCGCCGCTTTGGCAGGGCCAGAGCTTTCCGTCCGAGCAGTGTATTTCCGGCTGGGCGATGCATAACCGGGAGACGGTCGCGATCCGTGACGTTCGCCTCGACCCACGCATCCCCCAGGCGGCCTATGCGGCGACCTTCGTGCGTAGCCTGGTGATGGTGCCCATTGGCAGGCCGGTGCCGATCGCAGCGCTTGGCGCATACTGGTCCGATGTCCGTGATCACCCCGCCGATACCATCAGGCGCCTGGAAAGCCTGGCGCAATTGGCAACCATTGCCATCGACAACGCACGCCTGACCCAGGCGCGCAATCGTGAGGTCGCCATGGGAGCCGCGCAGAAACGCATCCTCCAACTGGCGGTGGAAGAAACGCCGTTGAACGCCACGCTGGAGGCGATCATCCGCGAGGTGGACGGGCTATCCGTGTCGGGTTTCCTGGGCGGCATCCTGCTGCTTGATGAGGACGGCGGGCATCTGGCCCATTGCGCGGGGCCGAGCCTGCCCAGCGCCTTCAGGGAGGCCGGTAAAGGCATCGCCATCGACCCGGGCGCCGTGACCGCATTGGCCGACATCGGCAATGACCCGAACTGGGTCGCTTTACGGGATCTTGCCCTCAGCCAGGATCTGCACCTTTGCTGTTCGATCCCGATCCGTTCGGCGCAAGCCGCGCTGCTCGGTGCCTTCGTTCTCTATCACAAAGAGCGCCGCGAGCCGCTGCCGGCGGATATCGAAATCATCGACTTCGTGGTTCACACCGTGGGGTTGACCGTGCACCGCGCGCGTACCGAGTCGGCGATTCGTATCAGCGAAGCGAGACTGCGCCTGGCGGTCGACCACGCCGATGTGGGCTTCTGGGATGTGGATTTCGTCCGCAACACGTTGGTCTGGCCGGCCCAGACCAAGGCGATGTTCGGCATCTCGGCTGACGTGGAGGTCACCCTGCAGGACTTCTACGACGGTCTGCATCCCGAGGATCGCGAAGCGACGATCAGCGCCTTCGTGGCGGCCGCCGACCCTGAGCAGCGTGCGCTCTACGAAGTCGACTACCGCACCATCGGCCGCGAGGATGGCATCGTGCGCTGGGTCGCGGCCAAGGGGCGAGGGGTGTTCGACTCCGCCGGCGTCTGCCTGCGCGTGACCGGTACGGCCATCGAAATCACTGGCCGCAAGGCTGCCGAGGAGGAGCTGCGCGAGCTCAATGACACCCTGGAAAGGCGAATCGCCGAGGCCATTGCCGAACGGGAGGAGGTCGAGAAAGCGTTGCGCCAGAGCCAGAAGATGGAGGCGATGGGGCAGCTTACCGGTGGCGTCGCCCATGACTTCAATAATCTGCTCACCCCGATCGTCGGCACGCTCGACATGCTGCAGCGGCGCGGCGTGGGGGGCGAACGCGAGCAGCGGCTCATTTCCGGCGCCATGCAGTCGGCCGAGCGCGCCAAGACCCTGGTGCAGCGGTTGCTGGCCTTCGCGCGCCGTCAACCGTTGCAGACGGTACCGGTCGACCTGGCCAAGCTGGTCAGCGACATGGGCGATCTGCTGGCCAGCACCACCGGGCCGCAAATCAAGGTGGTCATCGATGCGCCGGAAAATCTGCCGGCTGCCATCGCCGATCAGAACCAGCTCGAGATGGCGCTGCTCAATCTCTCCGTAAACGCCCGCGACGCCATGCTCGAGGGCGGCACGATTCGTATCTCGGTCAGCCTGGAATCGGTCGGCGAGGGGCACCGTTCGAAGCTCCCCGCCGATCAATACCTGTGCCTGTCCGTTGCAGATACCGGCACCGGCATGGACGCGGCAACGCTGGCCCGCGCGGTGGAGCCGTTCTTTTCCACCAAGGGCGTGGGCAAAGGGACCGGGCTCGGGCTTTCCATGGTGCACGGGTTGGCATCCCAGCTGAACGGCGCGCTGACCATCCAGAGCGCGCCCGGCCTCGGCACGAGCGTCGAGCTGTGGTTGCCGCGCAGCGCCGCCGAGCCGGCCGCCGGGTTGCGCATCGGCGAGGCAGCCGAGCCTCGCCTGACGCGCGGCACGGCGCTGTTGGTCGATGATGAGGACTTGGTACGGGCCAGCACCTCGTACATGCTGGCCGAGCTGGGCTATCGCGTGATCGAGGCGGGTTGTGGCGAAGAGGCCATGCAGCGGGTGGCCAGCGGCGAACCCTTCGACCTGCTCGTCACCGATCACCTGATGCCGGGCATCAATGGCACCGATCTGGCCCGGATGGTGCGCACCTCCCGGCCTGGAATCGCGATCCTGCTGGTGTCCGGCTACGCGGAGCGTGAGGGCCTGGACCCGGAGCTGCCACGCCTGACCAAGCCGTTTCGCAAGAGCGAACTCGCCGCAAGCCTCGCTCAGCTTCGCGGCGAATCCTGGGACGAAGCCCCCCAGGCCGAGGTCTCGGCACCCTGA
- a CDS encoding LysR family transcriptional regulator, translated as MRGSDFAELKAFVAIVERQSFARAAEHLGLSPSALSQTIRQLERRLGARLLNRTTRSVAPSTSGELLYRRIAPLLREMAVAVAEVSEATGRISGTLRINAPGIAARTLIAPRLARFHQTHPDVLLDIVVEDALTDIVVGRFDAGIRVGGRLEKDMVAIRLTPDMNMVAVAAPQYLARRGTPQSPAELQDHACINWRLQMDGRPYRWEFQDGGQPLDVAVEGPVVTNHPDIGIAAAVQGLGIAYHFERESLGELLAQGRLIQVLADWSISRPGLFLYYPNRQHRPAALSAFIDCLLDRDQFRCDPIGNSL; from the coding sequence ATGCGTGGATCGGACTTTGCCGAGCTGAAAGCCTTCGTGGCCATCGTGGAGCGTCAGAGCTTCGCCCGCGCGGCAGAGCATCTGGGGCTTTCGCCTTCTGCCCTGAGCCAGACCATCCGCCAGCTCGAGAGGCGCCTGGGTGCCCGCCTGCTCAATCGCACGACCCGCAGCGTGGCGCCATCGACCAGTGGCGAGCTGCTCTACAGGCGCATCGCCCCATTGCTTCGTGAAATGGCGGTAGCCGTCGCCGAAGTCAGTGAGGCGACGGGACGGATAAGCGGCACGCTGCGTATCAATGCGCCCGGCATCGCCGCCAGAACCCTGATTGCACCGCGCCTGGCACGCTTCCACCAGACACACCCCGATGTGCTGCTCGACATCGTGGTCGAGGATGCGTTGACCGATATCGTTGTTGGCCGTTTCGACGCGGGTATCCGTGTGGGGGGCCGGCTCGAGAAAGACATGGTGGCCATCCGCTTGACCCCGGATATGAACATGGTGGCTGTGGCCGCTCCGCAGTACCTCGCACGTCGGGGCACGCCCCAGTCACCTGCCGAATTGCAGGACCATGCCTGCATCAACTGGCGGTTGCAGATGGACGGCAGGCCCTATCGCTGGGAGTTCCAGGATGGGGGACAGCCCCTGGACGTGGCGGTGGAGGGGCCGGTGGTCACCAATCACCCTGACATCGGCATCGCTGCTGCCGTTCAGGGCCTCGGCATTGCCTACCATTTCGAGAGAGAAAGCCTGGGTGAGCTTCTCGCCCAGGGGCGTCTGATCCAGGTTCTTGCCGACTGGTCGATCTCGCGCCCGGGCCTGTTCCTCTATTACCCGAACAGGCAGCACCGGCCAGCGGCATTGAGTGCGTTCATAGACTGCTTGCTGGATCGAGATCAGTTCCGCTGCGACCCCATCGGCAACAGTCTCTAG
- a CDS encoding nuclear transport factor 2 family protein, whose protein sequence is MPTLPLPEPIAAYFAAEHDPQALAHCFTAQAIMKDAGHTYAGIDAIKAFMAEASARYSATSVPFAIEPEDGVQLVRAEVTGNFPGSPLALSYRFRLERGLITSLEISA, encoded by the coding sequence ATGCCTACCCTGCCCCTGCCCGAACCAATCGCCGCCTACTTCGCGGCCGAACACGACCCACAGGCCCTGGCCCATTGCTTCACGGCGCAAGCCATCATGAAGGACGCCGGCCACACCTACGCAGGCATCGACGCCATCAAGGCGTTCATGGCCGAGGCATCGGCCAGGTACAGCGCAACGAGCGTGCCCTTCGCCATCGAGCCAGAGGATGGCGTACAGCTCGTGCGCGCCGAGGTCACCGGCAATTTCCCCGGCAGCCCCCTCGCTCTGTCGTACCGATTTCGCCTGGAACGGGGCCTGATCACCTCACTGGAGATCAGCGCATGA
- a CDS encoding SDR family oxidoreductase, protein MNYDLQLDGLRTVVTGGTQGLGAAVVQTLVEAGARVATSARDVSVRPVDGVIYIGADLTTAEGVAHLAQTALQRLGGIDIVINVLGGSSTPGGGFAAISDEQWLAELNLNLMPAVRLNRALLPAMLAQGSGVIIHVSSIQRIMPLPASTTAYAAAKAALTTYSKSLAREVTPKGVRVLSVAPGWIETEASVRLAERLAAQAGTDYEGGKRMIMESLGGIPVGRPARPREVADLIAFLASPRAASIAGSEHRIDGGTIATL, encoded by the coding sequence ATGAACTACGACCTTCAACTCGATGGCCTGCGCACGGTCGTGACCGGCGGCACTCAGGGCCTTGGCGCTGCAGTCGTGCAGACCCTCGTGGAAGCGGGCGCCCGGGTGGCGACATCGGCGCGCGACGTGTCCGTACGGCCTGTGGATGGCGTCATCTACATCGGTGCCGATCTGACGACGGCAGAAGGCGTGGCCCACCTCGCGCAGACCGCCCTCCAGCGCCTGGGCGGTATCGATATCGTGATCAACGTGCTCGGAGGTTCCAGCACGCCCGGTGGCGGCTTTGCCGCCATCAGTGACGAACAGTGGCTTGCCGAACTGAATCTGAACCTGATGCCTGCCGTACGCCTGAATCGCGCGCTATTGCCCGCCATGCTGGCCCAGGGCTCAGGCGTCATCATCCATGTGAGCTCGATCCAGCGCATCATGCCGCTGCCCGCCTCCACCACCGCCTACGCTGCCGCCAAGGCAGCGCTCACCACCTACAGCAAATCCCTGGCAAGGGAAGTAACGCCCAAGGGCGTGCGCGTGCTGAGCGTAGCGCCTGGATGGATCGAGACCGAGGCGTCCGTGAGGCTGGCAGAGCGACTGGCTGCCCAGGCCGGGACGGACTACGAAGGCGGCAAACGAATGATCATGGAGTCGCTCGGCGGCATCCCGGTGGGCAGGCCGGCCAGGCCCCGGGAAGTGGCCGATCTGATCGCCTTTCTGGCGTCCCCCAGGGCCGCCTCGATCGCCGGCTCCGAGCACCGGATCGACGGCGGTACCATCGCCACGCTGTAA
- the nhaA gene encoding Na+/H+ antiporter NhaA, with translation MTQSSSIPGPSALKRFLASEAAGGVLLMIAAAAAVMVANSPLASTYFHLLHAETGPTLSEKLGPMTLHLWINDGLMAIFFLLVGLEIKRELVDGRLSSWEQRRLPALPALMGMAVPALIYLAITGGDPLLTNGWAIPAATDIAFAVGALALLGRHAPLSLKLMLVSVAIIDDMGAVAIIAIFYTSSIKLGALLAAALIIAVLLMLNRRRVMVLWPYLIGLVLLWYVTLLSGVHATIAGVVGAFLIPYIPTPGQPDAAESPLHRLEHGIAPWVGLLIVPAFGFANAGVSFTGLSLADVLAPLPLGIAAGLFLGKQLGVFGGVVLAVKSGLAAKPRGCTWLQIYAISMLCGIGFTMSLFISGLAFAGYPTLVEESKIGIMLGSLLSAIVACLILRLAPKAADQRQEQRAQETEIAQDGDVARL, from the coding sequence ATGACCCAATCGTCATCAATCCCAGGGCCGTCAGCGCTCAAGCGCTTTCTCGCCAGCGAGGCCGCCGGTGGCGTGCTGCTGATGATCGCCGCCGCCGCTGCCGTAATGGTTGCCAACAGCCCATTGGCGAGCACGTACTTTCATCTGCTGCATGCCGAAACCGGCCCGACGCTCAGCGAGAAGCTGGGACCCATGACGCTGCACCTGTGGATCAACGACGGGCTCATGGCGATCTTCTTTCTGCTGGTAGGCCTGGAGATCAAGCGTGAGCTGGTGGACGGTCGGCTCTCGTCCTGGGAGCAGCGCCGCTTGCCAGCCCTGCCCGCCTTGATGGGTATGGCGGTGCCGGCACTGATCTACCTGGCGATCACGGGCGGTGATCCGTTGCTGACCAACGGCTGGGCCATTCCGGCCGCCACCGATATCGCGTTCGCCGTTGGCGCCCTGGCCCTGCTGGGCCGACACGCGCCGCTGTCGCTCAAGCTGATGCTGGTCTCCGTGGCGATCATCGACGACATGGGCGCCGTGGCCATCATCGCGATCTTCTATACCTCGTCGATCAAGCTTGGCGCGCTGCTTGCCGCAGCCCTGATCATCGCCGTTCTGCTGATGCTCAACCGCAGGCGCGTGATGGTGCTCTGGCCCTACCTGATCGGCCTGGTCCTGCTGTGGTACGTGACCTTGCTCTCCGGCGTGCACGCCACCATCGCCGGGGTAGTGGGCGCGTTTCTGATTCCGTACATCCCTACACCGGGCCAGCCGGATGCGGCCGAGTCGCCCCTGCACCGCCTGGAACATGGAATCGCGCCCTGGGTGGGATTGCTGATCGTACCGGCCTTCGGCTTCGCCAACGCCGGCGTTTCCTTCACCGGTCTGTCGCTGGCGGACGTCCTGGCCCCCTTGCCGCTGGGCATCGCCGCTGGCCTGTTCCTCGGCAAGCAGCTCGGGGTTTTCGGCGGTGTAGTGCTGGCGGTGAAATCCGGGCTGGCGGCGAAGCCTCGCGGCTGCACCTGGCTGCAGATCTACGCGATATCGATGCTCTGCGGTATCGGCTTCACCATGAGCCTGTTCATCAGCGGCCTGGCCTTTGCGGGCTATCCGACGTTGGTCGAGGAGTCAAAGATCGGCATCATGCTCGGCTCGCTGCTTTCGGCCATCGTGGCGTGCCTGATCCTGCGCTTAGCGCCGAAAGCCGCGGATCAACGGCAGGAACAAAGGGCGCAGGAGACCGAGATCGCTCAGGACGGAGACGTCGCCCGCCTCTAA
- a CDS encoding OprD family porin codes for MIYLRRVFGSCLAAGLSVSAQAEEGGFIEGSHADLQLRNYFFSRDYSGIVGSNPQSRTQEWAQGFIFDFRSGYTQGPLGFGVDVLGLYGIKLDSGRGHTSSGLLPVHDGRAADEYGRMGAALKVKLSETELKVGELRPHLPVLVHSDLRLLPPTYQGAALVSNEIQGLTLQAGQMRSTSLRDSTDRQELYGLINDPINPARIARFTSDRFNYLGADYAFNAKRTSVGIWQARLEDIYAQRFYSLKHAEPLGDWTLGASFGYFDTRDEGRSSAGKLDNQSTYALLSARHGGHTFYIGHQRIDGDDGFIQVGANTNPMGNTLPTYEFSAPGERSWQVRHDYDFAALGIPGLTSTLRYVKGDSVETGRGFEGKDWERDLDLAYVVQSGVLKGVGVRWRNVTARSNYRTDIDENRLIVSYTLSLF; via the coding sequence ATGATCTATCTGCGTCGTGTGTTCGGCAGCTGCCTGGCGGCTGGTTTGAGCGTTTCCGCCCAGGCGGAAGAGGGCGGCTTCATCGAGGGATCTCACGCCGATCTGCAACTGCGTAATTATTTCTTCAGCCGCGACTACTCCGGCATCGTCGGTAGCAACCCGCAGTCCCGCACCCAGGAATGGGCACAAGGCTTCATCTTCGATTTTCGCTCCGGCTACACCCAGGGCCCGCTGGGCTTCGGGGTCGATGTGCTGGGCCTGTATGGCATCAAGCTCGACAGCGGCCGCGGCCATACCAGCAGCGGCCTGCTGCCGGTGCACGATGGCCGGGCGGCCGATGAATACGGGCGCATGGGCGCGGCGCTCAAGGTCAAGCTGTCAGAGACCGAGCTGAAGGTCGGCGAGTTGCGACCCCATCTGCCGGTGCTGGTGCACAGCGACCTGCGCCTGCTGCCGCCGACCTATCAGGGCGCCGCCCTGGTTTCCAACGAAATTCAGGGGCTGACCCTGCAGGCCGGGCAGATGCGTTCCACCAGCCTGCGCGACTCCACCGATCGCCAGGAGCTGTACGGGTTGATCAACGACCCCATCAACCCGGCGCGCATCGCCCGCTTCACCAGCGACCGTTTCAACTACCTGGGCGCCGATTACGCCTTCAATGCCAAGCGCACCAGCGTCGGCATCTGGCAGGCCCGGCTGGAGGATATCTACGCCCAGCGCTTCTACAGCCTCAAGCATGCCGAGCCGCTGGGCGACTGGACCCTGGGCGCCAGCTTCGGCTACTTCGACACCCGCGACGAAGGGCGCAGCAGCGCCGGCAAGCTGGATAACCAGTCGACCTATGCGCTGCTGTCGGCCAGGCACGGCGGGCATACCTTCTACATCGGGCATCAGCGTATCGACGGTGACGACGGTTTCATCCAGGTGGGCGCCAACACCAACCCCATGGGCAATACCTTGCCCACCTACGAGTTCTCCGCGCCCGGCGAACGCTCCTGGCAGGTTCGCCACGACTACGACTTCGCCGCACTCGGCATCCCCGGCCTGACCAGTACCCTGCGCTATGTGAAGGGTGACAGTGTGGAAACGGGACGGGGTTTCGAGGGCAAGGACTGGGAGCGCGACCTGGACCTGGCCTATGTCGTGCAAAGTGGTGTGCTCAAGGGTGTGGGCGTGCGTTGGCGCAACGTCACCGCGCGCTCCAACTACCGCACCGATATCGACGAGAACCGGCTGATCGTCAGCTACACGCTGAGTCTTTTCTAG